From Staphylococcus sp. IVB6214:
CAGACAGAACTCGCATACATGCAAAATATCTTTTCATTTGATGAGCGACATGCTAAAGACATCATGGTACCACGAACACAAATGGTGACATTAAACGAGCCATTCAATGTGGATGACCTGTTGGAAACCGTCAAAGAACATCAGTTTACACGCTATCCAATTACTGAAGATGGCGACAAAGACCATATTAAAGGATTTATCAATGTAAAAGAATTTTTAACAGAGTATGCTTCAGGTGTTCCAATTAAAACGAGTGACTATATCCATGAGTTACCGATGATCTCTGAAACAACACGTATTAGTGATGCACTCGTTCGTATGCAACGAGAACATGTCCATATCAGTTTGATTATCGATGAATATGGCGGAACAGCTGGTATTTTAACGATGGAAGATATTTTAGAAGAAATCGTTGGCGAAATTCGAGATGAGTTTGATGATGATGAAGTCAACGACATTGTACAATTAGATGAAAAGACATATCAAATCAATGGACGTGTTTTATTAAGTGATCTTGAAGAACAGTACGACATTGAATTTGAAGACTCGGAAGATATCGATACAATTGGTGGCTGGTTGCAAGCACAAAATACAAACTTAGAGCAAGATGATTTTGTAGATACCGTATTTGATCGTTGGGTTATTTCGGAGATTGAAAACCACCAAATTATTCATGTTTTATTACGTTATGAATATAATGCAGAACGCCCTAAAAATATGGATGAAGATGATCAAGATGAGCATTAACCGATAGAAACAGAGAACATCACTTTTGTAATAAGAATCAAAAGTGATGTTTTTTTGTTTGACAGGTATTTTCTATGTAAATTTTTGAATACAAGTTATAATGTTGAATAAATTGGGTAGAGTAAAAATTGAAATAAAGATAACTGGTAATACATTGAATTGATAATTGA
This genomic window contains:
- a CDS encoding hemolysin family protein, which codes for MDSTTIIYLIIFFILIALTTVFVGSEFALVKVRATRIEQLIGEGNGNARVVKKMISNLDYYLSACQLGITVTSLGLGWLGEPLFERLLHPIIELVNIPDALVTTISIVTAFTIVTYIHVVVGELAPKTLAIQYTERIALLYARPLYYFGFVMKPLIWLMNGSARLIIRMFGVDPNDSNEAMSEEELKIIMNNSYHGGEINQTELAYMQNIFSFDERHAKDIMVPRTQMVTLNEPFNVDDLLETVKEHQFTRYPITEDGDKDHIKGFINVKEFLTEYASGVPIKTSDYIHELPMISETTRISDALVRMQREHVHISLIIDEYGGTAGILTMEDILEEIVGEIRDEFDDDEVNDIVQLDEKTYQINGRVLLSDLEEQYDIEFEDSEDIDTIGGWLQAQNTNLEQDDFVDTVFDRWVISEIENHQIIHVLLRYEYNAERPKNMDEDDQDEH